A genomic region of Mercenaria mercenaria strain notata unplaced genomic scaffold, MADL_Memer_1 contig_4227, whole genome shotgun sequence contains the following coding sequences:
- the LOC123532475 gene encoding failed axon connections homolog, protein METFLGRNVVYTAAGLSAVVGTSIYLLKRLKSMDVVQKERICGIDYPENVVIVHTFGRGKKGPDISHFVVKLETYLRVNKIPYQCDFTVNNHLLGPKKKSPWIEYNGTTMGDSQLIIEFLNKEFKVDMNSDLSKQEKALAWAIQKWIEEFIYWLNVHTRWILLCDEMYQEGFSPFPMEQKSFLNKRFSGMTYTVGIGRHSKSEVQDMIVDNLRHFSDILGNKEYIMGDKMSVVDCAAFGILSQMRWQTPSACPGTKLFQGGEISNVNHYLERIRDQYWPDFDSPIH, encoded by the exons ATGGAAACATTTCTCGGGAGGAATGTAGTGTATACGGCTGCTGGATTATCGGCGGTTGTAGGAACAAGCATTTACTTATTGAAGAGATTAAAAAGCATGGATGTAGTACAAAAAGAAAG AATCTGTGGCATAGATTACCCCGAAAATGTTGTTATTGTACATACATTCGGCAGAGGAAAGAAAGGCCCAGATATAAGCCATTTTGTTGTGAAGCTAGAGACGTACCTGAGAGTAAACAAGATACCGTATCAG TGTGACTTCACTGTGAACAACCATTTGCTTGGTCCAAAGAAGAAATCTCCTTGGATCGAGTACAACGGAACAACAATGGGTGATTCCCAGCTGATTATCGAATTCCTAAACAAAGAATTCAAGGTGGACATGAACAGTGATCTCTCCAAACAGGAGAAAGCCCTTGCCTGGGCAATACAGAAATGGATAGAGGAGTTCATATATTG GTTAAATGTACACACAAGATGGATTCTTTTGTGTGACGAAATGTATCAAGAGGGCTTTTCACCTTTTCCTATGGAGCAGAAGTCTTTTCTTAACAAGCGGTTCAGTGGAATGACTTACACTGTTGGAATCGGCCGCCACAGTAAGAGCGAAGTACAGGACATGATAGTGGACAACTTACGacatttttcagacattttag GTAATAAAGAATATATTATGGGTGACAAGATGTCTGTAGTAGATTGTGCTGCTTTTGGAATTCTTTCACAAATGAGATGGCAGACACCATCCGCTTGCCCGGGGACAAAGCTCTTTCAAG GAGGGGAAATATCCAATGTAAATCATTATCTGGAGAGAATCAGAGACCAATATTGGCCGGACTTTGACTCACCAATACATTAG